A stretch of the Chitiniphilus purpureus genome encodes the following:
- a CDS encoding alpha-2,8-polysialyltransferase family protein encodes MSALRVFLSGVASASHLIYVGAYLDARLRAGDAITVVCLGFSRFLGQQHVDLDTVRRGLPAHPALRVVGPEAGWRARRGEALLYLAVGAPGIKPWLRLKRANPLRHLHCVVVDEGLGSYGDRRARLAAIRREGGRGWRAALRAGVVSTAQHALADERWALYRQAGGDWQVDPHIAAWFRARQAGAADGVRRLYFISQPWVELGQVDAAQYRALLDRLADTARAAGLALLVRPHPAEHRAKYGDLPLDVSDGPIELSGLAATAAAVTGFNSTALVNLAAIHGRPVFRIALPALAGVEAGLAPRQRSLLDAFLPAPLPVGDLAGWLAALPGDTR; translated from the coding sequence ATGAGCGCGTTGCGCGTATTCCTGTCCGGCGTGGCGAGCGCCTCGCATCTGATCTACGTCGGTGCCTACCTCGATGCACGGCTGCGTGCCGGCGACGCCATCACCGTGGTCTGCCTGGGCTTCAGCCGCTTTCTCGGCCAGCAGCATGTGGATCTGGACACGGTGCGGCGTGGTCTGCCGGCGCATCCGGCGCTGCGCGTCGTCGGCCCCGAGGCCGGTTGGCGTGCGCGTCGCGGCGAAGCGCTGCTCTATCTCGCGGTCGGCGCGCCGGGCATCAAGCCCTGGCTGCGGCTGAAACGGGCCAACCCGCTGCGGCATCTGCATTGCGTGGTGGTGGACGAGGGATTGGGCAGCTATGGCGACCGGCGTGCGCGGCTGGCGGCGATCCGCCGCGAGGGTGGCCGGGGCTGGCGTGCCGCATTGCGTGCCGGCGTGGTCAGCACGGCGCAGCATGCGCTGGCCGACGAGCGTTGGGCGCTGTATCGGCAGGCGGGTGGCGACTGGCAGGTCGACCCCCATATCGCGGCCTGGTTCCGTGCCCGGCAGGCCGGCGCTGCCGACGGCGTACGACGCTTGTATTTCATTTCGCAGCCGTGGGTCGAGTTGGGGCAGGTGGATGCGGCGCAGTACCGCGCGCTGCTCGATCGGCTGGCCGACACTGCGCGGGCGGCGGGCCTCGCGCTGCTGGTACGCCCACATCCGGCCGAGCACCGCGCCAAGTACGGCGACCTGCCGCTGGATGTGAGCGACGGCCCGATCGAGCTGAGCGGGCTGGCCGCGACCGCGGCCGCGGTGACGGGATTCAACAGCACCGCGCTCGTCAACCTTGCGGCGATCCACGGACGTCCGGTGTTCCGCATCGCGCTGCCGGCGCTGGCCGGGGTCGAGGCGGGCCTCGCGCCGCGCCAACGCAGCCTGCTGGATGCATTCCTGCCTGCGCCGCTTCCGGTCGGGGACCTGGCCGGCTGGCTGGCCGCACTGCCCGGGGACACACGATGA
- a CDS encoding lipopolysaccharide biosynthesis protein: MACLGLSLYGATPAGAMIGRLWRNGALGGFVLRGAGLASKFVLMVYLARVLPPAELGFYGLFTAAVAYAVFAVGLDFYTYANRDLIGRPEAEWPARLRDQGLLHGAGYLVLGIGAALVGAWRELSPGLVLLFCAILICEHLAIEVYRLLVIRRRNVRANVVFFCRIGLPAYLAITVMALHPPARSVFTVLACWLGGSALGVLLGAAPLARLRWRGVAGVPVDRGWLLGGLRVAAVFLAGTLLLRVPLIADRYLLDLFADRAVVGVYTFFFGIAAAIPQLLEASVIAQRYPRLVEAHKTGRPAELARLRRNMLREVSGVTLALSLLCLLLIHPLLRYIGRVEYEAHWPVLLLLVLANGLSVVSLAWHYHLYAAGRDRAIFAANAVSVAVFVLAALALTPSLGILGMGVALTTAALAQACCRWMASRRLSREAA, encoded by the coding sequence GTGGCCTGCCTCGGGCTTTCCTTGTACGGCGCCACGCCGGCCGGTGCGATGATCGGGCGGCTGTGGCGCAACGGCGCGCTGGGCGGCTTCGTACTGCGCGGTGCCGGCCTGGCCAGCAAGTTCGTGCTGATGGTCTACCTCGCGCGCGTGCTGCCACCGGCCGAGCTGGGCTTCTATGGCCTGTTCACCGCGGCCGTGGCCTACGCGGTGTTCGCGGTCGGTCTCGATTTCTACACCTACGCCAACCGCGACCTGATCGGCCGGCCCGAGGCCGAGTGGCCGGCGCGGCTGCGCGACCAGGGCCTGCTGCATGGCGCGGGCTACCTGGTGCTGGGTATCGGCGCGGCGCTGGTGGGGGCGTGGCGCGAATTGTCGCCGGGCTTGGTGCTGCTGTTCTGCGCCATCCTGATCTGCGAGCACTTGGCGATCGAGGTCTACCGGCTGCTGGTGATCCGGCGGCGGAATGTGCGGGCCAACGTGGTGTTCTTCTGCCGCATCGGCCTGCCGGCCTACCTGGCGATCACGGTGATGGCGCTGCATCCACCGGCGCGGTCGGTCTTCACCGTGCTGGCATGCTGGCTGGGTGGCTCGGCGCTGGGCGTGCTGCTCGGGGCGGCGCCGCTGGCGCGCCTGCGCTGGCGCGGGGTGGCAGGCGTTCCGGTGGATCGGGGATGGCTGCTTGGCGGGCTGCGCGTGGCAGCGGTGTTCCTGGCCGGCACGCTGCTGCTGCGCGTGCCGCTGATCGCCGATCGCTACCTGCTGGATCTGTTTGCCGATCGTGCCGTGGTCGGTGTCTACACCTTCTTCTTCGGCATCGCCGCGGCCATCCCGCAGCTGTTGGAGGCCTCGGTGATCGCACAGCGCTATCCGCGGCTGGTCGAGGCGCACAAGACCGGCCGGCCGGCCGAGCTGGCACGGCTGCGGCGCAACATGCTGCGCGAGGTCAGTGGTGTGACGCTGGCGCTGTCGTTGCTCTGCCTGCTGCTGATTCATCCGCTGCTGCGCTACATCGGTCGGGTGGAGTATGAGGCGCACTGGCCGGTGCTGTTGTTGCTGGTGCTGGCCAACGGCCTGTCGGTGGTGTCGCTGGCCTGGCATTACCACCTTTACGCCGCCGGGCGTGACCGCGCCATCTTCGCCGCCAATGCGGTCAGCGTCGCGGTGTTCGTGCTGGCAGCGCTGGCGTTGACGCCGTCGCTGGGCATCCTTGGCATGGGGGTCGCGTTGACGACAGCCGCGCTGGCGCAGGCGTGCTGCCGTTGGATGGCCAGCCGGCGCCTGTCCCGGGAGGCGGCATGA
- the pseI gene encoding pseudaminic acid synthase, with translation MSRFTHPDHVFVIAELSANHGHNIENALATVRAAKACGADAIKIQTYTADTITLDCDNEYFQIRSGTLWDGTTLHKLYQEAYTPWEWHAAIQAEAAREGLVFFSSPFDSTAVDFLEALDVPLYKIASFEINDIPLIEYAAAKGKPMIISTGIARLADIEEAVAACRRVGNDDITLLKCTSAYPAEPGEANLLTIPHLRDTFKVKVGLSDHTMGHAVPIAAVALGARVIEKHFILDRAIGGPDASFSMTPDEFKLMVDGVRVAEAALGTVSYDLGPKVAASRKFARSLFVAEPIRAGEPFTAANVRSVRPSDGLHPRHYGEVLGRHARADLAPGTPLAWDMID, from the coding sequence ATGAGCCGCTTCACCCATCCCGATCACGTCTTCGTGATCGCCGAACTCTCGGCCAACCACGGCCACAATATCGAGAATGCGCTGGCCACCGTGCGCGCGGCCAAGGCATGCGGTGCCGACGCGATCAAGATCCAGACCTACACCGCCGACACCATCACGCTCGACTGTGACAACGAATACTTCCAGATCAGGTCCGGCACCCTGTGGGACGGTACCACGCTGCACAAGCTGTACCAGGAGGCCTACACGCCATGGGAATGGCATGCCGCGATCCAGGCCGAGGCTGCGCGCGAAGGGTTGGTGTTCTTTTCGTCACCGTTCGATTCCACCGCGGTGGATTTCCTCGAAGCGCTTGACGTGCCGCTCTACAAGATCGCCTCGTTCGAGATCAACGACATCCCGCTGATCGAGTACGCCGCGGCCAAGGGCAAGCCGATGATCATCTCCACCGGCATCGCACGGCTCGCCGACATCGAGGAAGCGGTGGCGGCGTGCCGCCGGGTCGGCAACGACGACATCACGCTGCTCAAGTGCACTTCGGCCTATCCGGCCGAGCCCGGCGAGGCCAACCTCTTGACCATCCCGCACCTGCGCGACACCTTCAAGGTGAAGGTCGGCCTGTCCGATCACACCATGGGCCACGCCGTGCCCATCGCCGCGGTGGCGCTGGGCGCGCGGGTGATCGAGAAACACTTCATCCTGGACCGCGCCATCGGCGGCCCGGATGCCTCGTTCTCGATGACCCCGGACGAATTCAAGCTGATGGTCGATGGCGTGCGCGTGGCGGAAGCGGCGCTGGGTACGGTCAGCTACGACCTTGGCCCGAAGGTGGCCGCCAGCCGCAAGTTCGCCCGCTCGCTGTTCGTCGCCGAGCCGATCCGCGCCGGCGAGCCGTTCACCGCGGCCAATGTGCGCTCGGTGCGCCCATCGGACGGGCTGCATCCGCGCCACTACGGCGAAGTGCTCGGTCGGCACGCCCGCGCCGACCTCGCGCCTGGCACGCCGCTCGCCTGGGACATGATCGATTGA
- the pseH gene encoding UDP-4-amino-4,6-dideoxy-N-acetyl-beta-L-altrosamine N-acetyltransferase, producing MTLDPHQCFTFDAIELLPFAGLDEARQHEVWCMRTHPDIARWMGSGGDIPLASHLAYMARQHAQTCDFNYLGRDAAGTLGVVSLHRLDARNGLAWLGIYRNPFRDEPGLGHRLLQAISQLAFGRLSLHTLKLEVVADNLTAIAAYRRFGFAEEGRWREAILRDDRRYDLLLMGLLAREWKRQ from the coding sequence ATGACGCTGGATCCGCACCAGTGCTTCACCTTCGATGCCATCGAGCTGCTGCCGTTCGCCGGTCTGGACGAAGCGCGGCAGCATGAGGTCTGGTGCATGCGCACCCATCCCGACATCGCGCGGTGGATGGGCAGTGGTGGCGATATCCCATTGGCGTCGCACCTGGCCTACATGGCGCGGCAGCATGCACAGACGTGCGATTTCAACTACCTGGGACGCGACGCCGCCGGTACGCTCGGTGTGGTGTCGCTGCATCGGCTGGATGCGCGCAACGGGCTTGCCTGGCTCGGCATCTACCGCAACCCGTTCCGCGACGAGCCGGGCCTCGGGCACCGGTTGCTGCAGGCCATCTCGCAGTTGGCCTTCGGCCGGCTCTCGCTGCATACGCTGAAGCTGGAGGTGGTGGCCGACAACCTCACGGCCATCGCTGCCTACCGCCGCTTCGGTTTTGCCGAGGAAGGGCGCTGGCGCGAGGCCATCCTGCGCGATGACCGCCGCTATGACCTGTTGCTGATGGGCCTGTTGGCCCGCGAATGGAAACGACAATGA
- the pseF gene encoding pseudaminic acid cytidylyltransferase, which produces MTLSPLPERLALIPARGGSKRIPYKNIRDFCGRPILAYSIAAAFDSDLFAEVMVSTDDERIAQVAREHGALVPFLRSPQTADDHAGLLDVLREVLDVYAAQGRTFQQVCCLLPTAPLVTPARLREAHEVLAREDFDAVFPAVRFGYPIQRALRRADDGRVHMLQPEHYASRSQDLPPALHDAGQFYWLHPERCLAAGRIFTGNSGAIEIPELEAQDIDTETDWALAELKYRLRRGG; this is translated from the coding sequence ATGACGCTGTCACCCTTGCCCGAACGGCTGGCGCTGATCCCCGCGCGCGGTGGCAGCAAGCGGATTCCGTACAAGAACATCCGTGATTTCTGCGGCAGGCCCATCCTCGCGTATTCCATCGCGGCGGCGTTCGACAGCGACCTCTTTGCCGAAGTGATGGTGTCCACCGACGACGAGCGCATCGCCCAGGTGGCGCGCGAGCACGGCGCGTTGGTGCCGTTCCTGCGCAGTCCGCAGACTGCCGACGACCACGCAGGACTGCTGGACGTGTTGCGCGAGGTGCTGGACGTCTATGCCGCGCAAGGACGCACTTTCCAACAGGTCTGCTGCCTGCTGCCCACCGCGCCGCTGGTGACGCCGGCACGGTTGCGCGAGGCGCATGAGGTCCTGGCGCGAGAGGATTTCGACGCGGTGTTTCCCGCCGTGCGTTTCGGCTATCCGATCCAGCGCGCGCTGCGGCGCGCCGACGACGGCCGCGTGCATATGCTGCAGCCCGAGCATTACGCCAGCCGTTCACAGGATCTGCCACCGGCACTGCATGACGCCGGCCAGTTCTACTGGCTGCACCCCGAACGGTGCCTCGCCGCCGGCCGCATCTTCACCGGCAACAGCGGTGCCATCGAGATCCCGGAGCTGGAAGCCCAGGATATCGACACCGAGACCGACTGGGCGCTGGCCGAGCTGAAATATCGCCTGCGGCGTGGCGGCTGA